GAAAGCTATAAAAATTGTGTGGATAGCAACTCAGATTATCTGATCTTGGATAAATTTTATGAGAAATGTTTAACTTTATACTGAGATCTTTAACTTCTGTTTGCAGTCTTTTTCTCAAATCTCAGAAACAGAAATGCAAAGTTTCTATTTTCTCTGCATTGCTTTCTAGGACAAACTAGATATTGGTTAACTTATCAGAACTTGTTTATGCCCGCTTAATTGTTCTCAAACTCTCTATTTCCTCCAGATGAGTCTGGTTTGACCCCTCCACCAAGCCTTGCACCAGTGATGCAGGTACCAGTCCCTAAAGAAGCCCCCGGAGGAGTTGCATCCATGGGGCAGGACTTCTTAGAGTCAGATCTGTCTCCTAAGGATCCTCTTCTGGCCCAGAAGGGTGTGATTCTTCCCAGTGGTTTGCCCATTTTGGGGAAGGAGCTTGGGACCGAAGCAGAGGACCGGTCCCCTGACCAGCCCTTCTTGAAGAAGATGCTCCCTGCACACAGTGCCACTGGCCACCCCACTTTACCTCCAGCCTACGACCTCCCCACCGAACCCCCGGAGGCCGTCGCAACACCGAGCTGGGATACCGATGCTCCGACCCCAAACCCCAAACCTTTGGGCACCACTGTGAATGCTGAAACTGAGTCTGGTGTTTTCACCTCAGGTAAGAAAACTAGTGGATGTCCCTCATGCTGCTGTGCATTTACACAGAGTTGACTCTGTTTaactttgttgttttgtttgttgttttgttgttgtctcGCAAGCTCTCATGGAAATTGAACGAGTGCTTTGTCAATGAAAATCATTGGCTAGACTGGTTTCCATTcacttttaatgaattttttctGATATTGTGTAATGCCAATTGGAAACCCAAAGATGTGAATAAAATATCCATAATGCGCATAAAAAAGCTTGCATGGCCACTTTGGATGGATAATTTTCAGTATGAAgatatgcacattaaaaaaacactagttgaaaaaaataaagataaaatagaaacattaaaacacaaaaccaaataaaaatgaaaaaggcatATAACCACATATTActcaaattcaaaatgaaaactaaaaatagaaaaactaatattttttatatgaaatattaaaaagttatattaaaaggttcattgaaaatgttaataaatattataatagtatacaaagaatactaaattattaataatacaaaaaaacattgcTTTGATAATTGGCTACTATCCAATATCTCTTGTGATGACTGACAAACATAACGTTCATCAGAGCATTTTGTCTTGAATGCAGTGGCTATTTTATTTTCACTAACTCTGCCCACCATTGCTCagatatttgctttttattactaataatagCATACAATATGACACTTCATGTTAGTAGCATCTGTCACGGTTAACATAAGTGTAAACCAGGGGCGgtgttaggggtgggctaagggggctggagccccgaatgtttttattaccaccatgccatcaatgagttttcatggccaataaagtaatttatattataatttaaataaataaataaatatctctcgactcaagtccacagtgtctgtaaatttacccaagtaagtacacgttgtcattcacatccgacgaaaaccgcccactgagtctagtgcttctgactgacatgtaaactggccaaccatcgaagagcgtctgtacgatccagccaatgaagtgagatcttttggaggcaggcggtttgttggcatgtagtattttactagatcaatttatttgaaaattaaaatggatatttcaaaattaatcttcttcttcttcaaaaaagaagaacacttgaacgccaagatacaacagcttcaggtatctctaacttttaatcatagtattagatttctttttcggttttaaattgtgtctgatttaacgttacattttgaacatctaaaagttaacggttgcgcagcacagtctttagaggacacacacacacacacacacacacacacactttttctgaatgaatcatcagTTTCAAgcgaatccattgattaaatggCTGACAGACTCACTCATTACggcagtggcatgccgccacctagtggcaaagtaccaatctaatttttttcataatttcatatttctgtattccaaattttatatttgatacattagccTCATAAGAgtatttatgcaatttgtaagtgATGTGTAAGGGCTCCTTTAAAAATATAAGTGTAAAGAGCCCtgcgtttataattatacttggctttaagtgtacataaacacagagataaaTTCCTTTGACCAGATATCTTTGTAGAGTAAGAGTGTGTCAGTGCACTGCTTAATGTTTGCTTCTTATCCCTGTTCTACCAGGACGAGTGTAGCCAGTCAGGcttgattggaaaataaaataaaacagagacagagacaaaaaaaagtagagacacaacatcagcatatgtgtcgggatacaagggataaactttaaataaaatgttttacatttgtttttttgtttttattgtttttgtatattttaaacaaggtaaatctttctgatttattaaaataaaaagtcacatacatggatttttctgggctaagccccggatctccactcaccctagattCAACCCTgcttatgacaacaaactgttaaaagaaagggatcattggggttctatatagaaccacagggttctttactcaactccaaagaaccttttatgctaaaaaggttctataaggacaagaaagaacccttttggcacaaagggttcatatcttgaattttgtgatcattcacatgcattcataaatgcatttgaatacaccgaataatgcagtgaaagaacgcgctcaaaatgcacacgtgcactagtatgacttcatcatgtacctttacattagcctagatgcgtgcactttttaggcaagaTTTGTTTTCGAATATaattgatactgttaaaaggcacatcattaaaacaaaaaatacgagttcacatttcacacctaaacaagcgtgaAAATcgtaattataactagctactaaattatttaaaaatgcctatccatatacagctatgattcgccaaccccaaactgactcaaatggttcGCGATCCCGCTCCTGACCTACTCCCAAACTGGATTCagatgatttaaatgattcgcgatccgctacgaactcccgaactaattcaaatgattcgcgatccccaaattgactcaaatgattcgcgatcccgctccgaactcccgaaatgactcaaatgattcgcgatcccgctacgaactcccgaactgactcaaatgattcgctatccccaaattgactcaaatgattcgcgatcccgctacgaactcccgaactaattcaaatgattcgcgatccccaaattgactcaaatgattctcgatcccgctccgaactcccgaaatgactcaaatgattcgcgatcccgctacgaactcccgaactgactcaaatgattcgcgaacccgctacgaactcccgaactgactcaaatgattcgagatcccgctacgaactcccgaattgacccCACGTCAAAACCAGAGATGTATAacgtactagagaaccatacttgagtaaaagtacaagtgctctatcaaaaaagtgacttgagtagaagtagaagtgctctttaagcaccacacttaagtagaagtactaaagtattcaaaaaattttgtacttaagtattgcaagtagtctattttaaaatttactactcaagtactgaaagtaaaagtagaagtattgtgttatgtagctattaaagaaagtagtcaaaagtttgaacatattgtttttactagcctatttcaaatgattaacctaaaggacaataacaattcctttgactgtaacttcttgtaaacaaaaaacggttactagggttagttagcccaatttgcaaaatgatgtcattaataacttaccctcatgttgtttcaaacccataagacatcagaaggtcatttagaattttttgaagcatcgaaaatacattttggtccaaaaatagcaaaaactacgactttattcagcattgtcttctcttccgtgtctgttgtaagacagttaaaaacaaagcagtttgtgatatctggttcgcgaacgaatcattcgatgtaaccggatctttttgaaacagtccaccaaatcgaactgaatcgttttaaacagttcgcgtctccaatacgcattaatccacagatgaattaagctgttaacttgtttaatgtgtctgacactccctctgagttaaaacaaaccaatatcccggagtaattcattgactcaaacagtacactgactgaactgctgtgaagagagaactgaagatgaacaccgagccgagccagataatgactcgttcacgagtcaagaaccgtttctgtcagacgcgtccgattcgtgaaccgaggagctgatgatactgcgcatgtgtgatttagcgtgaagcaaaccgacacacagagcgtctgaacagaactgattcttttggtgattgattctgaactgattctgtgttaatgttatgagcccaagtgcagtcaacgccaatgacgccattgcatcgagcgcaaaagaatcggtgaactgttttcttcaactggtttattgaatcgaactgtcagaaagaactaacgttactggtcatccgataaccgatgcaaccggttattgactcgtgaacgagtcattatctggctcggctcggtgttcatctctctcttcacagcagttcagtcagcacgcgcagtctcgcttgattcgctcaatcatgtgccagcttcatcaaatctgccatctacagttctggcagtggtttgtaatggaatgattcgtaacatttttataattgtaacgagtaacgatgcagcacataaaaaaatatgtgagtaaaagtattaaactcagcgaaaatatgtaccgaagtaaaagtggaagtaggagaaaaaaataatactctagtaaagtacagataccgccttttagtacttaagtacagtagtgaagtagttctactaagttactatacatctctggtcaaaacagtgccacaaagagagacgtgcagaaaagtgaaaaaTGGTatggcaagctcaaactagactgacacgcaaaataaaagcgtTGCAAATAAAGTAATTGATATGACCATGGAAATAATATGTAgctattgcaaaatcattgcttttgcgctgtttcatttgttttgcaattcttaatttaggtttgcaaaaagcaaatgtattttcctcaatactaataaattgttttaaatttgtttttgtttttattgtttttgtatattttaaacaaggtaaatctttctgatttattaaaataaaaagtcacaatatacatacatggatttttctgggctaagccccggatctccactcaccctagaaccacccctggtgtaaactaaatatttattgtgcattATTCATGCAAAACTGGAACTAACCAGTATAAACTATCCTGAACCAGTGTGAAAACTGGAGCTACTCTGAGCTAGCATTCTTGCACAGCTACAACAACATGATATAGATGTTTCTCCTCGCTGTTGTTTTCCATCTCGAATCCCCTCTGGAGACATTCTCAATCAAACGGTTGGGTTTTTAATGTCATCTGTCTGGAATTTTCCTCCAGCTGTAACAAACTGCAGGGTCAATTTCACCGACCCAGAGGGCTACATCGATTCTTCAGACGACCCTCCCCTCCCTGAAGGAGTGTTCCTGCAGTGCACTTACACAGTGACCGTCTACATGGGCTACGGTGTGGAGCTACAGGTACCTTTAAATATAAGCTGTAAATATTGCTTCCATTAATCATATATTTCCTGCAGCACCAAATGATATGACAAACTACGCTGGATATTCTTGACTGAATGGGCACCTGTTAATGCATGGATCTCTTTAAATGACATGTTAATAGACTGTGTAATCCAACAAATAAGCAGCTGCAGAACACCGACCACAGCATGTGGCCCCGAGGGAGTTATCTGGAAATGCAATCTGCTGCCTAACAAGCTTTTTTTCCTCCAGTGCCTAGCACATTTTCTCGACACCCTCGGATACAGGTGACTGAGCTTAACAACCCTGCGTCCGGTCAAACATGCCCTCTAGTGGAACGTGGTGTATTTGCTCGGATCTAATTACTGGAGTTGAGCACTTAAGGCCTGTGCGGCGGCAGTGTGTTCCCAGAGAGCCCGCATACAGCCGACTGTAATCCCATGACCACGTCCCCTGTCCCTCTGTGGATGATTCACGCCTGTGACATAATCTCTAATTACCGCTTTAATCCAAACCAGAGTCCTGCTGTATCTATGTATGTGTGTTGAATATTCTGTCTCAAGGGATTAAAACACTTCTTATTAATTTGCTGTGTTTACACACACTGTCCTCATGGGATCGGATGAGATACAGATAATCCATGCTGGCTGTGATATGCTTTAAACATGAATCCTTTTTACTTTCTTACTGCACATTCCGGATGTTATTCCATACAATTTATTGCTGCacgttatttcaaagaaaatgaaaaatgttcttGTTATCCTCCATCAAAATCAagatttgaatatgaatatttaagtAATGTAATGCCAAAGTCACATTTAAATAAAccatatgaaatatatatgtgtaaatTAGTTTGAAAAATCACTATGCAAGCCTCTAATCAAGTGTCTAAATTGATATTAATGACCATTTGGACACTATTATTTATACacctctttttattttaaagtgtataaatagtgtataaataaatgtataaaagaacatttacaccaatgaacatttcatttttatttattattaggtaTTCAGTATTTCATGTAATATcacataaatatatgtgtgtgtgtgtgtgtgtgtatatatatatatatatatatatatatatatatatatatatatatatatatatatatatatatatatatatatattaaatgaaatattgcatatataagtataataaatataatagtcaaatgtgtttatattaattattaatatataattgaatGTATGATAGTTATACACATGTACATATTAAATATGAACACTAATtaggtttttattatattaatgtgttATATATTATGATGTATACAGTATTTCAATTAATATcagtatatatacaatttattattatatgaaatattgggtataataattaaatatatactaattaataaaaaatgtataatgcacacacacacgcatatatatatatatatatatatatatatatatatatatatatatatatattacacacttGTTAAACCTTGCAACAATGCTTAGCAATGAAAAACACAATTATTAGAGACTAAAGAGGTATAGAAGTAAcataaaataactgtaaatgtcTTAGACATGACTTGTCAGATGAAGGggacaatttttatatatataatattttttacaaattgttaAGTTATATTGTTATACATATATTGTTTTAATGAGTGAAGTCGAGGCGCATGTAACTGTCTCTGTATTTTGAGTTACACATGCATGAAGGTACCATAAGATAACTATCAGAGACCATCATGGCACCATGTACTTTTTTGTAAAGTTGTGTTCTCAAATGATAAGAATGTTGCTGTGAATGCTGTACTGTCCTTGCCAGACATACTTCATGCTGTGCTGTGTGTTTCTTACCAGTGGTTCCTGCTAACGTGATTGGCATCCCTTCGTTGTAGGTCAAAAGTGTCAACCTGTCAGAAGGCGAGCAGCTGTCAATCAGAGGGGTAGATGAAGCCGGGGCCCTGCTGGTTCTGGCCAATCAGACGCTTCTGGTGGAAGGTCAGGTGATCCGCAGCCCGACCAACACGCTGTCTGTGTTCTACCGCTCGTCTCCAGAGGGAGGATTCGGCACGTTTCAGCTGCATTACCAAAGTGAGTCTTTTTCAAGACGAGCCACTTATGCATTCAACAGCATCTTTGGTACGTGCCTCTTTCTGTGGTTTTATACAGATAATTACTCTTTTACATAAAACTCTGATgtttatgtaaaattatattaatgagTCCCACAGGTGCTTGTGTAAATCCTAAAAACGCTTCTCATCCGGAAGTCTCATTTCTTGTAGTGCTCTTGTTGAACTTCTTAGTCGCCGGCCAGACTTTGTCTCCAAACTTTTAATTGAAAGAGTCTCCATTTGGCCGTGTCCATTAACCTGCTAATGTATTTCACGAGGCTTTATTGTGCCGTCTTGTGTGCAATTTGTCTCATTCTGCATCCTCGAGTGGCATTAGCATACATTTTCTTCATAaatgattaaaggaatagttcacccccagAAATCGATCATTATTTACCCCGATGTCATAAAAGGAGAGTTTTTGAAGGATAATCATGCACTCTTTATTGTCCAGTTTTTCGCCTGAGTTGTGCCCTGCCTCGACGGCCTCATTTTGGGGAGGTGTCGGTAAAAGATCTGCATCCTGGAGGCACGGCCCATTTCCAGTGTCACATGGGATACCACCTGCAGGGGGACGCCACGCTCACGTGTCTCAATGCCTCGCTGCCCGTGTGGAGCCAACATGAGCCAAGCTGCAGAGGTGAGACACTGAGATTAGTAGAGGAACAAGTGCGTAAATGTTCATATAAATAGAGGACATTTGGAAAAACTCCTAACCCTcagattaaacatttattttatacgtatatatgtgacactgaagacatgatgctaaaagttcagctttgcatcacagaaataaattacatttcaaaatacagtgggtataaaaaaagaatcagacctttatttttatttttatttttttaccctattttgaaatgaagattgttGTATTTACTCAGTGTAACTTCCAAGACAAAGATAAAACCAATTTTTCTGACATgctggtgttatatctttcacttggatgttataagatgcactaatgtgtatatatatggtaCTAATAGAAATAGGTTATttaaaagtgttcctgtagctcaactggtagagcactgcgttagcaagcaagcaagcgcaaggttgggggttcgattccccgggaacacgatatgtaaaaattgatagcctgaatgcactgtaagtcactttggataaaagcgtctgctaaatgcattaatttaatttttaaatttaaatttaaaaagaatgTTACTATAACACacgcatatacatatacatacagtcaggtccataaatattgggacatcgacacaattctaatctttttggctctatacaccaccacaaaggatttgaaatgaaacgaacaagatgtgctttaactgcagactttcagctttaatttgagggtatttatatccaaatcaggtgaacggtgtaggaattacaacagtttgtatatgtacatcccactttttaagggaccaaaagtaatttgacagattaacaatcataaatcaaactttcattttttaatacttggttgcaaatcctttgcagtcaattacagcctgaagtctggagatcaattagacatcagcgtacgctgggtttcatccccggtgatgctctgccaggcctctactgcaactgtcttcagttcctgcttgttcttggggcattttcccttcagttttgtcttcagcaagtgaaatgcatgctcaaacggatttaggtcaggtgattgacttggccattgcataacattccacttctttcccttaaaaatctctttggttgctttccaaacaccaaactacccaaaagaccatggaaaacaactgtggtggatgatcgaagaattctttccctggtgaagaaaacccccttcacaacagttggccagatcaagaacactctccaagaggtaggtgtatgtgtgtgtcaaagtcatcaatcaagagaagacttcaccatgtgaatacagagggttcaccacaagatgtaaaccattggtgagtctctaaaacaggaaggccagattagagtttgccaaataacatctaaataagccttcacagttctggaacaacatcctatggacagatgagacaaagatcaacttgtaccagagtgatggaaagagaagagcatggagaaggaaaggaactgctcatgatcacctcatcagtgaagcatggtggtggtagtgtcatggcgtgggcatgtatggctgccaatggaactggttatcttgtatttattgatgatgtggctgctgacaaaagcattaggatgaattcttaagtgtttcgggcaatattatctgctcatattcagccaaatgcttcagaaatcattggtcagcgcttcacagtgcagatggacaatgacccgaagcatactgcgaaagcaaccaaagagatttttaagggaaagaagtggaatgttatgcaatggccaagtcaatcacctgacctaaatccgtttgagcatgcatttcacttgctgaagacaaaactgaagggaaaatgccccaagaacaagcaggaactgaagacagttgcagtagaggcctggcagagcatcaccggggatgaaacccagcgtacgctgatgtctaattgatctccagacttcaggctgtaattgactgcaaaggatttgcaaccaagtattaaaaaatgaaagtttgatttatgattgttaatctgtcccattacttttggtcccttaaaaagtgggatgtgcatatacaaactgttgtaattcctacaccgttcacctgatttggatataaataccctcaaattaaagctgaaagtctgcagttaaagcacatcttgttcgtttcatttcaaatcctttgtggtggtgtatagagccaaaaagattagaattgtgtcgatgtcccaatatttatggacctgactgtatttccttttattactttatttattttaaaaagagtcATAAACACATTTTCCATTATTCCATCATCAAGCTTTGTGTGGAGGGGTTGTAAAAAATGCCGCAGTGGGCCGTGTACTGTCCCCCTCACCCCATCCGGGCCCTAACAGCACGCTGGACCGCAGCTGCTCTTGGTCCCTGGAGGCTCCTAACGGTCTGAGGCTGCACCTGCATTTGGAGAGAATGGTGTTGGGTCCGACAGACAGGTAATAGTGTGTGTCATCTAAATCAATGCAtgatttttgtatgtatataagaGACTCAAGCTCTGTCCTATGAATCAGGCTGGTCTTATGGAGCGGCCTCGATGCAGGGTCAGTGGTCCTGTTTGATTCCGGGCGTGGCGGCCCTATCCCGTTTGAGGGAGTGATCAGCGAAGGTCCGGCTGTTCGGGTCCAGTTTATAACAGACCAGCCTAATAGTCACAACACTGGATTCAACATACGTTATGAGGGTAGGTCACATGCATCTCTGTACCACCAAACATTGTTGAGCAAATACATCCAGCTGAGTGTAAATGAATCTAGACATTAAACCATCTGATGCATGAATTATTAAATCAGGAAGGTAAgggaaataaaatacagattattCATTGTTTAGATTTATAAATCaatagaaaaatatttcaaaatataataacttaatataaacATTAAGCTTCTCTCTCCACAGAATTATGTATTTTGATGTGATAGTAAAAATACCTcggtttataaaatatttaaatacgtataaaattaatttttttctcctatATTTCCAACAAAAGAAATAGCATGtgtatattgtgtatgtgtatagTATGCTATAATAAACAATGTTTCCGTATTTTATGTGTCGCCACTTTCATTAGCCGTTTTGATATTATGTTGTCAtaaatagagtaaataaataaatacaaaaaaagaagacaGTGATACTGaatgatgtgtgtgttgtgtttatttttatttatttatttatttatttatttatttcaaattattggGAATCAACTTAAAAAGTGTGCTAACGTGTCTGACTGGTATGGAAATTGTCCAGTTGTTGTAttgtgttaataaataaatgtgtcttaaaataaatgtgtttttttaattattattattattattattattattattattattattattatgcaaaacaTGTTTCTTTAAGTacattttgtttgatattttatctgtatatattatttctaatatttttatttggccATGCAAtagcatttgtacatttttaagtgtAACTAATCTAGCTGGAGTGTTTGTTATTCTAGCTAACAGAGCTTGTTCTGTTGTTCACGTTTAGCATTTGAGAAGGGCCACTGCTATGAGCCGTACATCCAGAATGGAAACTTCAGCACGACAGACACGACTTACGGCGTGGGGACGGTGGTGCAGTTCACCTGTGACCCCGGGCACTCGCTGGAGCAGGGGCCGCCCGTCATTGAGTGCATCAACACGCGAGACCCCTACTGGAACGACACAGAGCCCCTCTGCAAAGGTAGAGTCATGACAGATGATCACAACTTTACTCTACATGCTGCATAATACACATCACTGCCAGACAACATCTGTCCTTTGCTAAATGTCATGGGATGGCAGATTTGTTGCTAATTAGAACATTTTCTCTAATTATGCTATGTTAATTGCATAGAATGTTAATGGTATGTTAATATTCAAAAACGGCCTTTGATCTAAGTGCATTTTAGAATTTCATCTTTTTTGCTTTGAGGCTGATGAATATTCTCATATGTCGGCCTGATCATCAGTAGTCGTGACTTTTAGTTGTTGCCCTATATTTAACCGTGTTGTAATTCATCTTTAGCTGGGATGAACAAGGTTTTCTGTGACTGACATCAGGTCGTAACACTAACAGCAGAA
Above is a window of Carassius auratus strain Wakin chromosome 35, ASM336829v1, whole genome shotgun sequence DNA encoding:
- the LOC113054631 gene encoding seizure 6-like protein isoform X1 translates to MLGVQSDALLVGLMVWMGILWGEITTQDESGLTPPPSLAPVMQVPVPKEAPGGVASMGQDFLESDLSPKDPLLAQKGVILPSGLPILGKELGTEAEDRSPDQPFLKKMLPAHSATGHPTLPPAYDLPTEPPEAVATPSWDTDAPTPNPKPLGTTVNAETESGVFTSAVTNCRVNFTDPEGYIDSSDDPPLPEGVFLQCTYTVTVYMGYGVELQVKSVNLSEGEQLSIRGVDEAGALLVLANQTLLVEGQVIRSPTNTLSVFYRSSPEGGFGTFQLHYQIFRLSCALPRRPHFGEVSVKDLHPGGTAHFQCHMGYHLQGDATLTCLNASLPVWSQHEPSCRALCGGVVKNAAVGRVLSPSPHPGPNSTLDRSCSWSLEAPNGLRLHLHLERMVLGPTDRLVLWSGLDAGSVVLFDSGRGGPIPFEGVISEGPAVRVQFITDQPNSHNTGFNIRYEAFEKGHCYEPYIQNGNFSTTDTTYGVGTVVQFTCDPGHSLEQGPPVIECINTRDPYWNDTEPLCKALCGGDLSGPSGVILSPNWPEWYGEGEDCSWRIHVGEDKRVLLDVQLLNLSDSDMLTILDGDEVTTRILGQFVGGTNPFKMSSSTPDLTITFHSDPAGLVFGKGEGFIINYMEVSHNDSCPDLPEIQNGWKTTSHAALVRGARITYQCDPGYDLVGSETLTCQVDLSWNTQPPFCEKIMYCTDPGHVEHSTRTLSDPKLLVGTTIQYSCIPRYILQGGATLTCYGREPGTPVWTSRLPHCVSEESVSCENPGLPDNGYQILSKRLYLPGESLTFMCYQGYELIGEMAIKCILGNPSFWSGPLPLCRANHECSSSHALEVAEATADSSFDGGSMALALFILVLLVSVLLGGAYIYVTRCRYHSNLRLPLMYPHPYSQITVETEFDNPLYETGGDTREYEVSI
- the LOC113054631 gene encoding seizure 6-like protein isoform X2, producing MLGVQSDALLVGLMVWMGILWGEITTQDESGLTPPPSLAPVMQVPVPKEAPGGVASMGQDFLESDLSPKDPLLAQKGVILPSGLPILGKELGTEAEDRSPDQPFLKKMLPAHSATGHPTLPPAYDLPTEPPEAVATPSWDTDAPTPNPKPLGTTVNAETESGVFTSAVTNCRVNFTDPEGYIDSSDDPPLPEGVFLQCTYTVTVYMGYGVELQVKSVNLSEGEQLSIRGVDEAGALLVLANQTLLVEGQVIRSPTNTLSVFYRSSPEGGFGTFQLHYQIFRLSCALPRRPHFGEVSVKDLHPGGTAHFQCHMGYHLQGDATLTCLNASLPVWSQHEPSCRALCGGVVKNAAVGRVLSPSPHPGPNSTLDRSCSWSLEAPNGLRLHLHLERMVLGPTDRLVLWSGLDAGSVVLFDSGRGGPIPFEGVISEGPAVRVQFITDQPNSHNTGFNIRYEAFEKGHCYEPYIQNGNFSTTDTTYGVGTVVQFTCDPGHSLEQGPPVIECINTRDPYWNDTEPLCKALCGGDLSGPSGVILSPNWPEWYGEGEDCSWRIHVGEDKRVLLDVQLLNLSDSDMLTILDGDEVTTRILGQFVGGTNPFKMSSSTPDLTITFHSDPAGLVFGKGEGFIINYMEVSHNDSCPDLPEIQNGWKTTSHAALVRGARITYQCDPGYDLVGSETLTCQVDLSWNTQPPFCEKIMYCTDPGHVEHSTRTLSDPKLLVGTTIQYSCIPRYILQGGATLTCYGREPGTPVWTSRLPHCVSEESVSCENPGLPDNGYQILSKRLYLPGESLTFMCYQGYELIGEMAIKCILGNPSFWSGPLPLCRVAEATADSSFDGGSMALALFILVLLVSVLLGGAYIYVTRCRYHSNLRLPLMYPHPYSQITVETEFDNPLYETGGDTREYEVSI